The Sinorhizobium fredii genome contains the following window.
GATCTTTCCGGATGGGTCGAACGTCTCCTTCCCCATTCCGTACTCGGCGGCAGCCTCCGCGGCGAATGAGATGGCGAGACGGTTCTGCTCCATTTCCAGCGCAGTCGCCTTCTCGTCGGCGACCGAATACTCGCCGGACGCAAGGTTATGCGGCACATCGATCATATAGCCGGAGTTGCGGCCGGCCGTGCTCTTGGCAACCTCCGTCGCATCGAGCACGACGATCTTTTCCCCGGGTCTCAGCTGCGACAACCTTCGCGCGGCCGAGAGACCCGCGAAGCCCGCGCCGATGATAAGCCAATCGGCGCGAACATCGCTCTCAAGCGTCTGCATCTGGAACCGGCGGGTGCTGATGGCCTCCCAGCCGGACCTACCCGTATCGACGGGCAGTCGCTTGATGGCGTGATGGTTCATCGAACCGTCTCGTCCACCGAGCGATCCGAGACATCGATCCAGATTGTCTTCAGCTCGGTATACTGGTCGTGCGCCCAGATGGACTTGTCGCGGCCGCCGAAACCGGATTCCTTGTAGCCGCCGAACGGTGTCGTCGCGTCGCCTTCGCCGAAGCAGTTGACGGTAACGACGCCGGCGCGGATCTCGCGCGATAGCTTGATCGCGTTCCGGAGACTGCCGGTGTAGACCGAACCCGTGAGGCCATAGACCGTGTCATTGGCAAGGGTGATCGCCTCCGCCAGGCTCGTGAAGGTGGTGACGGAAAGCACCGGACCAAAGATTTCCTCCTGGAAGAGGCGGCTGTGGCGGCCGACGCCGTCGACGACGGTCGGCTCGACAAAGTTGCCGCCTTCACGGGTATCTCCGCCAAAGAGCAGCGAAAGCTTCTCGGTCTGGATATCGTCCAGGAAGGACTTCACCTTCTCGAAGTGCGCTTTGCTCACCAGCGATCCGATGCGGTTTTCCGGGTTGAGCGGGTTGCCCATCCGCCATTCCCGCATATAGGCGCCGATCCGTTTCAAGAGCTCGTCCTTGACGTCGGCGTGAACGATCAGGCGCGAGGTCGCGGAGCAGTTCTCGCCCATGTTCCAGAAGGCGCCATTGACGACCTGCTCGGCGACGAGGTCGAGATCCTCGACGTCGTTCATCACAACGGCAGGGTTCTTGCCGCCGCATTCGAGTACGACCCGCTTCAGGTTCGAGTCCGCCGCATAACGCAGGAAGCGCCGGCCGGTCGCGGTCGAGCCGGTGAAGCTGACCATGGAGACATCCATGTGCATGCCGAGCGGCTCGCCGACATCCTTGCCGCTGCCGGTGACGACGTTGAAGACGCCGGCGGGAATGCCGGCTTCATGCGCAAGTTCAGCCACCCGCAGTGCCGTCAGCGTCGTTTCCTGCGCCGGTTTGACGACAATGGAGCAGCCGGCTGCGAGCGCCGGGCCGATCTTCCAGGCGAGCATCAGCAGCGGAAAGTTCCATGGCAGCACCAGGCCGACGACGCCGATCGGTTCGCGCACCACCAGCGTCAGGGCGTTCGAGCCGACCGGTGCGGTGTTGTCGTAGATCTTGTCGATCAGCTCGGCATGCCAGCGGATGGTATGGATCGTATCCGGCACATCAATCGTCTGGACCTCGCGGATCGGCTTGCCGCTGTCGAGGCTTTCTAGCACCGCGAGTTCATGGCGGTTGCGCTCGAGCAGCCTCGCGAACTTCAGCAGGACGTCCTTCCTCTCGCCGGGAGAGCGAAGATGCCAGCGGCCGTCTTCGAAGGCTTGCTTGGCCTTGGCCACGGCATAGTCGACGTCGGAAGAATCGCAGGCGGCGATTTCCGTCAGGACTTCGCCGGTCGCCGGATTGGTCGTCTTGAAGGTCTTTCCGGATTGAGCGGGACGAAAGGCGCCGTCGACAAAGGCGTTCGACGGATAGGACATCGACTTGGCTATCGCCGCATATTCCGCTGCGGTCAGAAGATCATGCATAATTGGCTCCCGATGTGATGTGGGCGACGCTTCGCTTCAGGTTGCTGATGACTGTCTGAAGGCTTCGCTTCTCTTCCGAATTCAAGGGGCGCAGCGGTGCGCGCACCTCGCCGACGTTCAGGCCGTTCAGCTCGCAGCCGTGCTTGATCGACTGGACGAACTTGCCGCATTCGAGAAAGTCCATCAGCGGCAGCATCGCCGTCATGATTGCGCGGCCCTTGTCGAAGTTCTTTTCGAGCACACAGGCTTCGTAGAGGGCGACATGTTCGCGCGGCAGGAAGTTGGAGCCGGCACAGACCCAGCTTTTCGCGCCCCAGGCGAAGAATTCGAGCGCCTGGTCGTCCCAGCCGCAGGAGAGCGAGATGTGCGGAAACTTCCGGGCGAGCAGGTGCAGATTGCCCATGTCGCCGGAGCTCTCCTTGATCGCCACGACGTTCTTGGACTTGCCGACGCGGGAGAAGTATTCGTCTCCCATCATCACGCCCATGCGGGCCGGATAGTTGTAGAGCATGATCGGCAGGTTGGCGGCGCGGTCGACGGTCAGCGCATGCACCGCGTTCTCGCGCTCCGTCGGCAGGGCATAGGGCGGCGACGAGACGAGGATCGCGTCGGCCCCGATGTCTTTGGCGGCCTTCGCATATTCGACCGAATCCTCCGTCCGCGTCGCACCGGTGCCGACGATCAGCGGCAGCCGCGTGCCGATGACGTCCTTGGCATGGGCCGCAAGGTCGACGCGTTCCTGCGCCGACTGCGCGTAGTATTCGCCGGTGGATCCGCCAACAATGATGCCGTGGACCTTGGCCTCGATCAGAGATTCAAGAACCTCCGCGAACGCCTTCATGTTGATCGTGCCATTGGTGTAAGGCGTCACCGCAGGCGTATAGATACCTTCGAACTTCAAGACAGTTTCTCCATCTGCGGTTTGGCCGGGCCATCGACCAGGGCGTCGGCCTTCATGCCCTGCGGCGCGATGAACATCTCCATGTTCTCTCGCGAGAGTTCCCAATGCTCGAAGACGAGATCGACGACCGCCTCCTCGTCATGCGCGGCGATCGCCGCGATGAACGCGTCATGGTGCTCGACGGCGACGCGAAGCCGCTTTTCCATGTCCTCGTTGCGCGGGCGGAAGAAGGTGTGGCCGATGCGGGCGTGATCGATCAGCAGGCGGCCGAGGCTCGGCTGCAGGTAGACGTTACCCGACATCTCGCCCATGATCTCGTGGAAGCGGTTGTTCTCCAGCACCATCGCAGGGGCGTCCTTGGACCCTGCAGCAGTGCGAAACCGCTCCTGCGTGTCCTTCAGTTGCGTCATCTGTCTGGGCTTGAAGTTCTGGACGGCCAGCCGGCCGATCGCTGCATAGACCATGGGCGCGACCAGAAAGAAATTCCTGAGCGTCGAATGATTCATGGGCGCTACCCGCGCCCCGCGGTTCTCCCGGATTTCGACATATCCCTCCCCCTCGAGGCGGCGGATGACTTCTCGCACTGGGGTCCGGGACACGCCGTAGCGCTCGCTGAGGACCACCTCGTCCAGGTCCTCGTCCGGATCCAGGTCCATCGTCAGTATTTGCCGTTTCAGATCTTCGTAGAGACCGTTCTTGCCGCTCTTCACAGGGACCTCCTCCGACGTCGGGAAGTTGGCTGGTAGGCGCACCGTCGCATTCGAGGCGCACCGAGTCAAGAAAAATGTATTATATGCGTATACACTTGTTATTCGCAAGGAATACATTTTCATGAGGGGACAGTCTTCGGGCTTCCATGTCACAGGAACCGAAAGCGTCTGGTGACAATGGGTTAAGGGAGCCGCACGATCGCTGCGGCGCGCAGGGAAGCGGCTGTTGCGGCGAGAGAAATGTGGCTGCTTGTGCGCTGCTCGAGTCGCGAAGTTTTCGCGAGCGATCTACAGCGTCAGTCGCGCAAATATTGCTGCAGCACTTTGCTCGCTGCCTGCTCTAAACTCGGCTGCGAGTCATGGAAACATGCGGTAGCCGCGAACTTCGAAGTCGAATCGCGCAAAAGATGCTCTTCGCCTCCGCCGGTCGCTGCGCACCTTCGCAGCATCCGCCCCGACCGATCGATCCTCAGACGGCGTAAAGCTCGACCGGCTTCTCAAAGCCCTTGAGATGATATTCCCGACCTATGCTGTCGGCCGTCTGACTCTGCGCCCGTTCGAGAACGGCCCGGGTTACGAGAATCCCGCCCGCTTCGGCGGCTGCCTGGGCGCGAGCGGCAGTATTCACAACCGTTCCAATCGCCGTCAGGTCACGATGCGACCGACCGAACTCTCCAAAGCTGGCCTCGCCCGAGTCGATGCCGATCCCGACGCCGAATTCGCTTCCATCCAGGCCTTCGCCCGCGTGCAGTTCGCGACGCAGTTGGCAGCGGCGCTGGATCTCCCGTGCAGCCAGAACGGCACATTCCGCATGGTCCTGGCGGGGGATCGGAAAGTTGAAAATTGCCATGACCGCGTCTCCGACCGTCTTGTTGAGAAGACCGTCGAATTCCCAGATGGCCTCGGCACATTCATCGTAAAAATCATCCAGCAGGGACGAGACCGCATCTGCCGAAAGCGACTGCGACAGCGTGGTATAGCCCCTCAAGTCTGCAAAAAGCACGGTCACGTCAACGGTGATCTTGCGGGCCTTCATCACGCGTGTGAACATGAGTTCGCAAATGGTGCAGGTGTTCGGATTCATCCGGCTCGGGCGGATACCGAAGGCGCGGAAGGGTATGGACGCCGGTCCTCGCAGAGGCACGGGCAGACGCATCTGCTCCCAGCAGCCCTTGCAGATTCTCGATTGAGAAAACGACATGTCGCCGCGGCTCCCTATATAGGTCGCCGCGATTTTCTCACATCTCAGTCGGAAAATCTTTCGAATATCAATCGAAGGCTCCGGCAAGGAGGCTTTTGAGGTCGTGACGGTTTTGGCCCGGGCCGGCACGCGTCATTCTCGTCAGAACCAGAGATCGCCCACGCATCGCCCCTTGGACGGCAGGTCCTCAAACGCGTCGAGGCCGTCGAAATGATCAATCGGCAGGTCAAAAACGGCATCCGGCGGCGCAAGCCGCAGGTTCACGGCCATGCGCCGCCGGCCATCCCCGTCAAGCCGCAGGCCGCGCCAACTCAGGACACAGGCGCAGGAGGGGCAGAACAATATCTCAAGCGATGATCTGTCGCGGCCGGCGCGCGTGTAGGAGGCCGTCTCCCCCGTGACGGCGATACGCTCTCCTTCGTAGCCATAGGCCCACAGCGCCCCATAGCGCCGGCAGAGCGTGCAGTTACACGCTGTGATCGAGCGGGGATCACCCTCCAGGGTCCAGCTCGCTTTACCGCAATGACATGAGCCGATCAGCATGAGCCCGCCCTTCAGTCGCGCTGCCTGTTCAACGGCGGCATCCTGCCTCAATCAGGCCATGGCAGCAACGACCGTTTCGGGCCGAGCCACCCTGTGGGTGGTCCGGCAGCAAAAAATGTAGGCCGCGATTGACTTGCGGAAATTTGGCGAGGCGAGGGCGTTGCGATCACTCCTATTCGGATCGCGAATGCGATGTATCAAATCCGAAGCAAATGCGCTTCAGGCGGCGAAGTCATGATAACGGACAAGAAGAACCCCTTGTTCAATCCGCTGCGGGCTGGACTTCACGCGTTTATCGCGTCGTTGAAGCAGAAGACTGCAACATAGGTCGCCGAGCTTGCTTACCCAGCGGAACCTTTCCGTCCGGGGCACATTTCCACCCGAGGGTGGGTCGTGGCAACCGGACGCCTCACCCTAGATTTCTCCCTTTGTTCGGACGAGCTCCGCCATGACCACAATGACGCTTTCCGATATCGCCAAGAAGATCGGGAATATCGATTTCTGCATGTTGGCGACGAAGGCAGAGACGGGTGCGATTTCCCATCGCCCGATGAGCAACAATGGCGATGTCGAATATGATGGCGACTCGTGGTTCTTTTCCCATGACGATACCAACAAGGTAGCCGACGTCCGTCGCGATCCGCGGGTGACACTATCGTTTACCGAACCACCAGGCCTTCTCGGAAAGCCCGGCATCTTCGTTTCCATCGAGGGCCGTGCGACGGTCATCCGCGATAGAACGCAGTTTCAAAAGCATTGGGTGGAGGGATTGGAGCGCTGGTTTGCCCAGGGTGTCGACACACCCGGTCTCGTGCTCATCAAGGTGCATGCCGACCGAATTCAATATTGGGACGGCGAGAAAAACGGTATCGTCCAGCTATAAGCGGCACGTTCATGGCGAGTGGGGGAGTGAAAGTCGGCCCTGTGAATTTCAGGTACACTGCGGAAGGCTTGACGGCTCACTTCGCAACGATCTTGTGCGATCACGCTGCACCGGGCGATGACGGCAGCCGGCTTCAGAAGGGAGGAACTCATGACCGAAAATATCGCTGAAAAGTCCTGCACCCCCTGCCGCGGCGGCATACCGCCGCTGACGAGGGACGAAGCCGCCGGGTATCTTTCCCAGATCCCAGGCTGGGAGTTGCTGGACGACGGGCATCTGATCCGCCGCAGCTTCAAGTTCGCCGATTTCAAACAGGCGCTGACCTTCGTCGATGAAGTTGGGCGGCTGGCCGAAGAGGAGGGGCATCACCCCGACCTCTGTTTCGGCTGGGGCTATGCGGAGGTATCGCTGCAAACCCACAAGATCAAGGGACTGCACGAGAACGATTTCATTTTGGCGGCGAAGGTCAACCACCTGCCGAGGTCATCTTGAATTCAGACAGCATCGACCTTGCCACCGTCCCTGGAACCGGATGGCCAATCTCGAAAGACGCGAATCTATGGCCGATCTTCGAAGCACAGATCATGAACACACCACGGCTGCGTACGCAGCACATCATTGGTACGCAGCTAGAATGTCGGCAGAGATCGTCCTCCTAACGCCGCCCCCCATTCGCACGCGCACATCGACCGGATTGCTGCTGTGGCAATTGATGTGGCGAGCACGGCGGAGCACTACGAAATGCCGCCCGAGGAGCGATGGGACAGTCGCTCGATAGGCGATGGGATGCGCAACGTTTGAGTTGACCGTTTTGGATGACGAGGCGACACTTGCAACCTGCAGCAAGGCGGGAGGAAAAACGATGGCCGAGCCAGACGGCTGGCGTCAAATGGCAAGCGCGCCAAAAAACGGCACTCGGATCCTTGTGACGATTCGCCCGTCCGAACAGGGGGCGGCAGAAGTTGACCTCGTGTATTGGTCGAAGGGCGATCAGTTCGGTGCAGAAGGCTGGCGCGCCTCTGATTCCTCGCCCGGCCGCATCGTCGAATATTCCGAGCCGGAATTGAAGTGCTGGATGCCGATGCCCTCGGCCAATCTCAATCGCACCTCGATGCCCTCACCCTGGGAAGGCGACGACGACAAAGAACTCGACGGGTCAGGGATTTAAGAGAGGCTCTCGCCATCTGTTCGTGTTTGGCTGACTTTCTCGTATAGGACGGATCAAGGGAACTCTTGAGACGTGCGCTTGCATTGGATCGCCTCAATCTCGATCCCGTGAAGCCTCCGACTCAACTGGCATTGGCGTGCGATCAGCGCGTCTGGGCTGAAGGCAGGGAGTATGCGGCACGGGGGGCGCCTCCTCGAGCTCTGAGCTGTTCGCTTCTATGAAGAACTCTATCTGGAAATCAACGGCACTCGGTAAAAGGGCCGCCCGATCCAGGTCAGGTACGTTTACTCTCGACGCCAATCGGTAACCAATAGGGCGCCAGTCGCTTTGGCAAGGACTACTGCCTGTCCTTAAATCGACCTCGATTTAAGGACAAAGACATGCAGCAATTCAAAAGCGCCACAGCGACCTTTGCGCGTCTGATATGACGCGCGACGTATCGGTGAGACAGGCACGGGCACTTCAGGAGAACTCATGTTTGACCATGTCAAGTTCGGAGTCAGCGACTATGCAGCGAGCAAGGCGTTCTTCCTCAAGGCACTCGAACCGCTCGGCGTAGCTGTTGTCTCGGAGGGGCCGCCGACCTACGGTGTCGAGCTTAGCCCAAAGGGTAAGGCTTCATTGTGCCTGTACCAAACCAAGGAAAAGCCGGCGCACCTTCACTTGGCGTTCACCGCCGAGAATCGCCAGCAAGTCGAAGCCTTCTATCGCGCGGCTCTGGCTGCGGGCGGCAAAGACAATGGTGCGCCCGGCCTGCGGCCGCACTACCACGCGAACTACTATGCAGCTTTCGTCATCGGTCCGGACGGGCACAACATCGAAGCAGTTTGCCACGAACCCGATGCCTGACCCATCGCTCGGCCTTCTTCTGACCCTGGTCATCGGCCTTCATGATCAGCATTTCCTTGGCGAGATAGTGGGATGGCTGAACTGGATCTGTTCGGCACGGCTGAGCGCATGGGCTAGATTGGCCACTTCGATATCGACATGCCGAGCTTCACCTTGTAAACGCGCGCACCGTCCGAGAGGGTTAATCTCGGCCTTGACGCCGAGTTCGCGGGTGATCGCGCTGCAGAGATCGACGTAGAAGTCAGGCGGGCAGCCGCGATAGCCGCCTAGACCATTTTTGTCACGAAAGCGGAATTTCCATTCTCCGGCTCCGGCGTCAAAACTCCGGAAATTCGCCGCGAGCTACAACGAGATTGTCACCCATGTCTTAGGTACGTTCTGCTACCTATGTCTCCGGGTCGTACAAGGAACTGAATGGTAGCGGAGGAGGGATTCGAACCCCCGACACAAGGATTATGATTCCTCTGCTCTAACCTACTGAGCTACTCCGCCGCCGGTGCCGTGGAAGCTTCTTGGAGAAGCCCGTCTCGGCTGGACGGGCGGCTTATAAGGTGCTGTTCCGGCTAGTGTCAAGCAATGTCTTCGGTAAAGTGTGAACTTTTGCCGATGCGCCGGACCGGGGCCGTTCAGGCCGCCGCAGGCTCACGCAGGAGCGCCTGGAGGGCCGCCTCGGCAGTCGGCTCGCGTTCGGACTTGCGGATGAATCCGCCGCCATAGACGCGGGCGTTCTCGCCGGTCCCGGAATAGAGCGCGCAGGCCTGGCCGGGCGCCACGCCCGCCTCGCCGTCGACAAGCTCGACATAGATGCCGTCGGCATTGCGCCTCAAGACGGCCGGCGCTGGCTGGCGGGTAGAGCGGACCTTGGCGAAGCATGCGAATCCGCGGACTGCCGCCTCGTCGATTTCCTCGTCGCCGAGCCAGTTGACGTCGCGCAGATAAATGCGGCGCGTCTCGAGCGCCTCCTTCGGGCCGACGATGACGCGGCGCGAGCGGGCGTCGAGATAGACGACATAGAGCGGCTCGCCGGTCGCCACCCCGATGCCGCGCCGCTGGCCGATCGTGTAGTGCAGGATGCCTTCATGCGTGCCGAGCACGCGCCCGTCGAGATGGACGATCTCGCCGGCGAGCGCCGCATTCGGCTTCAGCTTAGAGACGATGTCGCTGTACTTGCCCTGCGGCACGAAACAGATGTCCTGGCTGTCCGCCTTCTTGGCAACGACGAGGCCCATCTCCTCGGCGAGCGCGCGCGTCTCGGGCTTGGAGAGGCTGCCGAGCGGAAAGCGCAGATAGTCGATCTGCTCCTGGGTCGTCGCGAAGAGGAAATAGCTCTGGTCGCGCTCCGCGTCGGTCGGCCGATAAAGGGCGCGCTGCCCGGCATAGCGCGGCTTCGGGCTCGGCCGCGAACGGATGTAATGGCCGGTCGCAAGCGCGTCGGCGCCGAGCTCCTTGGCGGTCGTCAGG
Protein-coding sequences here:
- a CDS encoding aldehyde dehydrogenase, encoding MHDLLTAAEYAAIAKSMSYPSNAFVDGAFRPAQSGKTFKTTNPATGEVLTEIAACDSSDVDYAVAKAKQAFEDGRWHLRSPGERKDVLLKFARLLERNRHELAVLESLDSGKPIREVQTIDVPDTIHTIRWHAELIDKIYDNTAPVGSNALTLVVREPIGVVGLVLPWNFPLLMLAWKIGPALAAGCSIVVKPAQETTLTALRVAELAHEAGIPAGVFNVVTGSGKDVGEPLGMHMDVSMVSFTGSTATGRRFLRYAADSNLKRVVLECGGKNPAVVMNDVEDLDLVAEQVVNGAFWNMGENCSATSRLIVHADVKDELLKRIGAYMREWRMGNPLNPENRIGSLVSKAHFEKVKSFLDDIQTEKLSLLFGGDTREGGNFVEPTVVDGVGRHSRLFQEEIFGPVLSVTTFTSLAEAITLANDTVYGLTGSVYTGSLRNAIKLSREIRAGVVTVNCFGEGDATTPFGGYKESGFGGRDKSIWAHDQYTELKTIWIDVSDRSVDETVR
- a CDS encoding dihydrodipicolinate synthase family protein gives rise to the protein MKFEGIYTPAVTPYTNGTINMKAFAEVLESLIEAKVHGIIVGGSTGEYYAQSAQERVDLAAHAKDVIGTRLPLIVGTGATRTEDSVEYAKAAKDIGADAILVSSPPYALPTERENAVHALTVDRAANLPIMLYNYPARMGVMMGDEYFSRVGKSKNVVAIKESSGDMGNLHLLARKFPHISLSCGWDDQALEFFAWGAKSWVCAGSNFLPREHVALYEACVLEKNFDKGRAIMTAMLPLMDFLECGKFVQSIKHGCELNGLNVGEVRAPLRPLNSEEKRSLQTVISNLKRSVAHITSGANYA
- a CDS encoding GntR family transcriptional regulator encodes the protein MDLDPDEDLDEVVLSERYGVSRTPVREVIRRLEGEGYVEIRENRGARVAPMNHSTLRNFFLVAPMVYAAIGRLAVQNFKPRQMTQLKDTQERFRTAAGSKDAPAMVLENNRFHEIMGEMSGNVYLQPSLGRLLIDHARIGHTFFRPRNEDMEKRLRVAVEHHDAFIAAIAAHDEEAVVDLVFEHWELSRENMEMFIAPQGMKADALVDGPAKPQMEKLS
- a CDS encoding adenylate/guanylate cyclase domain-containing protein, which gives rise to MSFSQSRICKGCWEQMRLPVPLRGPASIPFRAFGIRPSRMNPNTCTICELMFTRVMKARKITVDVTVLFADLRGYTTLSQSLSADAVSSLLDDFYDECAEAIWEFDGLLNKTVGDAVMAIFNFPIPRQDHAECAVLAAREIQRRCQLRRELHAGEGLDGSEFGVGIGIDSGEASFGEFGRSHRDLTAIGTVVNTAARAQAAAEAGGILVTRAVLERAQSQTADSIGREYHLKGFEKPVELYAV
- a CDS encoding GFA family protein produces the protein MLIGSCHCGKASWTLEGDPRSITACNCTLCRRYGALWAYGYEGERIAVTGETASYTRAGRDRSSLEILFCPSCACVLSWRGLRLDGDGRRRMAVNLRLAPPDAVFDLPIDHFDGLDAFEDLPSKGRCVGDLWF
- a CDS encoding pyridoxamine 5'-phosphate oxidase family protein — translated: MTTMTLSDIAKKIGNIDFCMLATKAETGAISHRPMSNNGDVEYDGDSWFFSHDDTNKVADVRRDPRVTLSFTEPPGLLGKPGIFVSIEGRATVIRDRTQFQKHWVEGLERWFAQGVDTPGLVLIKVHADRIQYWDGEKNGIVQL
- a CDS encoding 4a-hydroxytetrahydrobiopterin dehydratase, with amino-acid sequence MTENIAEKSCTPCRGGIPPLTRDEAAGYLSQIPGWELLDDGHLIRRSFKFADFKQALTFVDEVGRLAEEEGHHPDLCFGWGYAEVSLQTHKIKGLHENDFILAAKVNHLPRSS
- a CDS encoding VOC family protein; the encoded protein is MFDHVKFGVSDYAASKAFFLKALEPLGVAVVSEGPPTYGVELSPKGKASLCLYQTKEKPAHLHLAFTAENRQQVEAFYRAALAAGGKDNGAPGLRPHYHANYYAAFVIGPDGHNIEAVCHEPDA
- the mnmA gene encoding tRNA 2-thiouridine(34) synthase MnmA, which translates into the protein MNSLDFDRKPEDTRVVVAMSGGVDSSVVAGLLKREGYDVLGITLQLYDHGAALHRAGSCCAGQDIDDARRVCETLGIPHYVLDYEARFRETVINPFAESYIAGETPIPCVACNQTVKFADLLTTAKELGADALATGHYIRSRPSPKPRYAGQRALYRPTDAERDQSYFLFATTQEQIDYLRFPLGSLSKPETRALAEEMGLVVAKKADSQDICFVPQGKYSDIVSKLKPNAALAGEIVHLDGRVLGTHEGILHYTIGQRRGIGVATGEPLYVVYLDARSRRVIVGPKEALETRRIYLRDVNWLGDEEIDEAAVRGFACFAKVRSTRQPAPAVLRRNADGIYVELVDGEAGVAPGQACALYSGTGENARVYGGGFIRKSEREPTAEAALQALLREPAAA